The DNA window CCTCCGAGTAGCGGAGCGCCTCCTCCGCCTCCCTCCGGGCGGAGATGTCCTGCACCTGCGTGACGAAGTAGTGCGGCGCCCCGTCCGGGTCGCGGATCAGGGCCACCGAGAGCAGCGCCCACACCGCGGAGCCGTCGCGCCGGAGGTACCGCTTCTCCATCTCGTACGAGGAGATCTTCCCGGCGAGGAGCCGGCGGACGTTCTCCAGGTCGGCGTCGATGTCGTCGGGGTGGGTGATGTCGTGGTAGGTGAGGCGGACCAGCTCCTCCTCCGGGTAGCCGGTGATCCGGCAGAGGGCGGGGTTCACCACGCCCCAGCGGCCGTCCAGCGCCACCAGCGCCATCCCGATGGGCGCGTGCTCCAGCATCGCGCGGAACGGCGTCTCCCCCTCCCACGCGGGCACGGCGGGCGCGCGCGCGTGGGCCGTCCCGCGCGTGGGAGGCGGGAGGGTGGGAGGTTCCGCTCCTTCGAGGTCCTCGGGCGACATCGTTCGCCGCGGTGCTGGGTGGGCTGGGCGGAGCTTCGGCCGGTGCACAAGGTATGCACCGGGCGCGCCACACCGCCGTGATGCAGGGTGAGTACCGCGAGGATAACGCCACTTCCGACCGCGGGCGCTGCGCGGCGCCACCGCGCCCCCGGGGCACGGCTCTGGCAGCGCTGCCCCGCCGCCCCGGCCTGGGAAGCGCCCGGCAGCCCGAACCTTCAGGGAGGATCCATGCGAAGAAGACCTGCTCCCGGAGCGGAGCACCGCGCGCCGTGACGCCGCTTCACCTGCTGCTGGCGCACTTTCCCGTCGCCCTGATCGTCACCGGGGCCGCGGCGGACGTGCTGGGGGCGCTCCTGCGGCGCGACGCGCTGCGCCGCTGGGCGGGGGCGCTCCTGATCCTCGGCGGGGTCGCCGCGCTCCTCGCCATGCTCACCGGGCAGGGAGCCCTGG is part of the Longimicrobiaceae bacterium genome and encodes:
- a CDS encoding DUF2231 domain-containing protein; the encoded protein is MTPLHLLLAHFPVALIVTGAAADVLGALLRRDALRRWAGALLILGGVAALLAMLTGQGAL